The DNA window GTTCCGCTTCGCCATCGGCGGTATCGACGACCGGATCCGCGAATGCCTGCGGGGGCCCGGCGCGGACGGCCTTCCCGCACTCGGCGCGACGCTCGCGGACTGCACACTGGCGCTGCTGGGCGGTTGACTGTCCACAGTGGAGCTTGGCTAGCCGCCGGAGAACCTGTTCGCTAGGTCGCGCAGCCGCTCGGCGGCCTCGGCTAGCTGATCGCCGCTGATGGTCGCCCCCGGCGCCGAACCCGCCCACCCGAGGCGCTCGATCTCCTCGGCGAGGCGCAGGTACTCCCGGTGGGCGTGGTCCCGGCAAGCGAGGCAGGTGACGCTTTCCGGACGGGACGAGGTCATCGCGTAGGGCGCCTGGATCCCGCACCCGGTGGTGACCACGCTCGGCGCGTCCGTCGCACGGCCCAGCATCGACGAGACGACGTTGCGGAAATCGGGGCCGCTCTCCAGTACCTTCCGCTCGACGTGGATGTGCGGATCGGGTGCGCCCATCTGCGCCCGCGCCTCCGTCCGGATCGGCCAGGAACCAGGCTACCCCTGGCAGGCGCCTGCCAGCGTGGCGTGCGCGCCTGCCAGCGGCTTGCGTCAAGCTCGGTCCGAAGCTCACCACGAGAACGGAGCACTCCATGAAGGCGGTCTCGTTCAGCCGGTTCGGCGGTCCGGAGGTTCTCGAACTCGTGGACCTCCCCGATCCGCACCCCGGCCCCGGTCAGGTCCGGATCGCGGTGCGCGCCGCGGGGCTCAACGCGAGCGACTGGAAGAAGCGCCAAGGCCTGATGGACCCGGAACTTCCGCAGACCATGGGCTACGAAGCGGCGGGCGTCGTCGACGAAGTCGGCGACGGCGTCACCGATGTCGCCGTCGGTGACCGCGTGTTCGGGTTGTCCGCCGTCAGCGGCGCTCAGGCGGACCTGGCGGTGCTGGCCTGCTACGCACCGATCCCGCCGTCGCTCGGCTTCGCCGGGGCGGCCGCGCTCCCGGCCGCGGTCGAGACGGCGGCGCGAGCGCTCGACCAGCTCGGCGTCGGCAGTGGCGGCACGGTGCTCGTCAACGGCGCCTCCGGAAATGTCGGCAGCGCCGCGGTCCAGCTCGCCGTGGTCCGCGGCGCGCGTGTGATCGGCACCGGCGGCCCGGCCAGCCACGATTTCCTGCGCTCGCTCGGCGCCGAACCCGTCGCCTACGGCGCGGGTCTGGCCGAGCGGGTCCGCGCGCTCGCCCCCGACGGGGTCGACCTGGCGCTCGACGTGGCAGGGAGCGGTGTTCTGCCCGAGCTCGTCGAACTCGCCGGTGGTCCGGCGCACGTGCTCACCATCGCCGATTTCGCCGGTGCGCAACGACACGGCGTGCGGTTCAGCGGCGGCGACGCGGGCCGCGCGCTCTACGCGATCGCCCAGATCGGCGAGCTGGTCGAGTCCGGCCGGTTCTCGCTGCCCGTCGGGCGGACGTTCCCCCTGTCCGAAGTGGCCGAAGCACACCGTGCCGGCGAAGCGGGCCTGGTGCGCGGAAAGCTCGTCCTGCTGGTCGCCTGACCGCGGGCTTCGCCGAACCGGGCGTGGTCCCCGGCTCGTGGACGTAGGGTTGGGCTTGCTTGATCGGCTCACCCGGGAGGTTCCATGTCGTCCGCCGGCCGCGTCGAGGTGCCCGACGAACTGGTGCCGCTGCTCGGCGACAAACCGCATCTCAACGTGTTCGGGCCGACGAAGCCGTGGGTGCCGCCCGAGGGCTGGCTCGAGGACACCCGGCGGCGGCTGATCGCGATCGCCGAACGCGAGGAGCTGGCGGGCCACCCCATCGTGGTGGACAGGGAGCTCTACCGAGAAGGGGTCCCTGTCGCGGTGAAGGAGATCAACATCATGACCGAGCAGATGCTCGGAGCGTCCACCGAGAAGTCGGGTTCGCTGCAGAACCTCGGTCCGCTGTTCGTCACCGAGCACCGGCGCGAGCCCACTCCGGTGTACTTCAGCGGCACGCAGATGAACCGGTACGTGCCGATCGTGCCGGGCGAAGCGTTCCGGGATTCCGACAGCCCGCAGCGGCGTGACGCCGTCCTCGCCTATTACCGGGACCTGCTCGACGTACTCGCCGAGTTCCCGCCGTTCGCGGTGCGGGCGGGCGCGCTCGCCGACGCGCACCGGAGGATCATCGGCGATCCCGAGCTCCTCGACCTGCACCGGACACGGTCGGTCACCGAGCTGGCCGAGGTGTGGCGCACCCGCGTGCTCACCGACGCCGACCGGACCGCGCTGCCGGATTTCTTCGGCGCCGCCGAGCACCTGTCGTGGACGCTGACCGGGTTGCGGGCGGTGCACGAACGCCTGCTCGCCACCGCGGGCCCCGAAGGCGCCCCGTTCCTCGATCTGCTCGCGGCGTTGGTGCTCAGGCTCGGCCTGGACTCGCCACCCGCCACCATCGCCACCTCCGATCTCGGGGTGGACGGGGTGGCGGAGATCCGGCGGAGCATGAGCGCGTTGCGCGCCGGGTTCGACGGGCAGGCGTGGCGCCAGAAGCTGCGGGACTGGCTCGAACGCGCGATCGTCGCGGGGGAGGCCGAAACCGCCCGCGTCTGGGCGGGGTTGTTCTGGCTCTGCGCGACCACTTTCAACGGGCTGCCGCACCTGCCCAAGATCCCCGACAACAGCATCACCGTCGCGCCCGGCTACCTGTCGAGCCTGCGGATGCTGTGCCAGCCGCGCCGCACCGTGGTCAACCCGCTCGTCACCCGGCTGGCCACAATGGACACCCCGGGCACCGCGGCCGCGCCGCTCGCACCGTCGCGAATGGACGGTTCGGCGAAGCACGAGGACACCGGCGAGTTCGGGCCGGAGCTGGCGGAACTGGTCGGGCTCGGTGCGATCAAGCCGAGGGTGGCGCGCATCCACGCCGAGGCCAAGATCGAAGCCCTGCGCCGGGAATCGGGCCTGCCCCCGGTCCGCACCCGGCGGCACATGGTGTTCGCGGGCAACCCCGGTACCGCCAAGACCACCGTGGCCAAGCTCATCGGGCGCATCTACGCCGCGTACGGCGTGCTCGCCTCCGGCGAGGTGTCCGAAGTGAGCAGGGTCGAGCTGTTCAACGGCGTCAAGGTGAC is part of the Amycolatopsis sp. CA-230715 genome and encodes:
- a CDS encoding AAA family ATPase, which gives rise to MSSAGRVEVPDELVPLLGDKPHLNVFGPTKPWVPPEGWLEDTRRRLIAIAEREELAGHPIVVDRELYREGVPVAVKEINIMTEQMLGASTEKSGSLQNLGPLFVTEHRREPTPVYFSGTQMNRYVPIVPGEAFRDSDSPQRRDAVLAYYRDLLDVLAEFPPFAVRAGALADAHRRIIGDPELLDLHRTRSVTELAEVWRTRVLTDADRTALPDFFGAAEHLSWTLTGLRAVHERLLATAGPEGAPFLDLLAALVLRLGLDSPPATIATSDLGVDGVAEIRRSMSALRAGFDGQAWRQKLRDWLERAIVAGEAETARVWAGLFWLCATTFNGLPHLPKIPDNSITVAPGYLSSLRMLCQPRRTVVNPLVTRLATMDTPGTAAAPLAPSRMDGSAKHEDTGEFGPELAELVGLGAIKPRVARIHAEAKIEALRRESGLPPVRTRRHMVFAGNPGTAKTTVAKLIGRIYAAYGVLASGEVSEVSRVELFNGVKVTAAAAKAAGGILMLEIGHDNATSEGSREAVATLIRTMDERDDLVVVATGHPRAVAEFLTVHPGLAPRFPTTLNFVDYGDDELVELFALMARRAGFALGDGVLDRVRKLVTRMPRTAGFGNAWVIRNLLEESASHQAMRISGTGTPTPEQLRDLRDTDIAVPLSIVLAPGHDGDPMAELEALVGLREVKKQVQLLVAEARAETVRVKAGLSAGERSRHMVFIGNPGTAKTTVARLIARVYADLGLLGSGQLVEVSRGDLVGQYVGQTAPRVKAAVEQALGGVLFIDEAYSLTYSDYSGDFGHEALSTLLKLMEDHRDDLVVIAAGYEREMRDFLAKNSGLVSRFPTVLEFPDYSGAELVEIFEAAATTAGYLLGEGVTDWVDMLLADVDRGPSFGNGRTVRNLLEATVANQAARIVELTDAAPEVIRELRVADLPRRL
- a CDS encoding NADP-dependent oxidoreductase, whose translation is MKAVSFSRFGGPEVLELVDLPDPHPGPGQVRIAVRAAGLNASDWKKRQGLMDPELPQTMGYEAAGVVDEVGDGVTDVAVGDRVFGLSAVSGAQADLAVLACYAPIPPSLGFAGAAALPAAVETAARALDQLGVGSGGTVLVNGASGNVGSAAVQLAVVRGARVIGTGGPASHDFLRSLGAEPVAYGAGLAERVRALAPDGVDLALDVAGSGVLPELVELAGGPAHVLTIADFAGAQRHGVRFSGGDAGRALYAIAQIGELVESGRFSLPVGRTFPLSEVAEAHRAGEAGLVRGKLVLLVA